A single genomic interval of Plodia interpunctella isolate USDA-ARS_2022_Savannah chromosome 14, ilPloInte3.2, whole genome shotgun sequence harbors:
- the LOC128675528 gene encoding uncharacterized protein LOC128675528 isoform X2, protein MVILFSAKIQMDWTKETISSFISFIRERPAIWDTQSPYHRMKNKRNDALQEVAMLMGISIKEVIAKWTILRNQYSREKRKMMGTGSGTDSGYTTKWYAYKDMEDLMSSSTPIVYIKNSEEIDSSINRTPPQCTPTTPPQLKKKRERDDDQNIICKEVVETLRVMRERKNSPHNPTDDLTCFGLYIAAHLGKYSPHLQCKAKYEINNILYKLDMESLGPYSPPVTSVSSVDDHDSNSAFCPIFITADDQKINIDHSITQS, encoded by the exons ATGGTTATTTTGTTTAGTGCAAAAATACAGATGGATTGGACTAAAGAAACGATCTCAAGCTTCATTAGCTTTATAAGAGAAAGACCAGCGATATGGGACACTCAATCGCCGTATCATAGAATGAAAAACAAACGAAATGACGCCTTACAAGAAGTGGCAATGTTGATGGGCATATCAATAAAAGAAGTTATTGCAAAATGGACTATTCTAAGAAATCAATACAGTCGGGAAAAGAGAAAGATGATGG GCACCGGCAGCGGCACAGATTCAGGTTACACAACGAAATGGTATGCATACAAAGATATGGAGGATTTAATGTCAAGCAGTACACCAATAGTTTACATCAAAAATAGTGAG gAAATTGATTCATCAATAAATCGGACACCACCACAATGCACACCAACAACACCACCGCaactaaaaaagaaaagggAAAGAGATGATgaccaaaatataatttgcaaaGAAGTAGTGGAAACACTAAGAGTTATGCGAGAAAGAAAAAACAGCCCACACAATCCAACTGATGATCTTACATGTTTTGGGTTATATATTGCTGCACATTTAGGAAAATATTCACCACACTTACAGTGTAAAGCTAAGTATGAaattaacaacattttatataaactggACATGGAAAGCTTAGGTCCGTACAGCCCTCCTGTTACTTCTGTGTCCAGTGTAGATGACCATGATAGTAATAGTGCATTTTGTCCTATTTTCATAACAGCGGATgatcaaaaaattaatattgaccACTCCATAACCCAATCTTGA
- the LOC128675528 gene encoding uncharacterized protein LOC128675528 isoform X1 — translation MVILFSAKIQMDWTKETISSFISFIRERPAIWDTQSPYHRMKNKRNDALQEVAMLMGISIKEVIAKWTILRNQYSREKRKMMGLFQIVVFFIGTGSGTDSGYTTKWYAYKDMEDLMSSSTPIVYIKNSEEIDSSINRTPPQCTPTTPPQLKKKRERDDDQNIICKEVVETLRVMRERKNSPHNPTDDLTCFGLYIAAHLGKYSPHLQCKAKYEINNILYKLDMESLGPYSPPVTSVSSVDDHDSNSAFCPIFITADDQKINIDHSITQS, via the exons ATGGTTATTTTGTTTAGTGCAAAAATACAGATGGATTGGACTAAAGAAACGATCTCAAGCTTCATTAGCTTTATAAGAGAAAGACCAGCGATATGGGACACTCAATCGCCGTATCATAGAATGAAAAACAAACGAAATGACGCCTTACAAGAAGTGGCAATGTTGATGGGCATATCAATAAAAGAAGTTATTGCAAAATGGACTATTCTAAGAAATCAATACAGTCGGGAAAAGAGAAAGATGATGGGTTTGTTTCAAATTGTAGTATTTTTCATag GCACCGGCAGCGGCACAGATTCAGGTTACACAACGAAATGGTATGCATACAAAGATATGGAGGATTTAATGTCAAGCAGTACACCAATAGTTTACATCAAAAATAGTGAG gAAATTGATTCATCAATAAATCGGACACCACCACAATGCACACCAACAACACCACCGCaactaaaaaagaaaagggAAAGAGATGATgaccaaaatataatttgcaaaGAAGTAGTGGAAACACTAAGAGTTATGCGAGAAAGAAAAAACAGCCCACACAATCCAACTGATGATCTTACATGTTTTGGGTTATATATTGCTGCACATTTAGGAAAATATTCACCACACTTACAGTGTAAAGCTAAGTATGAaattaacaacattttatataaactggACATGGAAAGCTTAGGTCCGTACAGCCCTCCTGTTACTTCTGTGTCCAGTGTAGATGACCATGATAGTAATAGTGCATTTTGTCCTATTTTCATAACAGCGGATgatcaaaaaattaatattgaccACTCCATAACCCAATCTTGA